Within the Debaryomyces hansenii CBS767 chromosome E complete sequence genome, the region TTTTGTACtgtattcatttttaatcaatATATAGAGAATCACTCTCGTGTTATACAGGAAATGCTAATTTATCTACAATTAAGCAACTTGTTCAATAATAGTTGGAAACCCCTATAAAAGCAATATCAATGCCCAATGGATGCCTGTGTTATGCTTTTCGTTCAAAGATAACCCCATCttgtcaaataatttaatctAATTTTTGCACTAAAGATTCTAAAGCTTTACCGATGTCCAAGTTTGGATCTTCCCAGTTGATGGATCCGCTAGTTTGTTGAGGAGCAGGGGTCTTAGGTTGGTTCTTCTTGGCGAATTCCGCTTTAGCTTGCTTGATCAAGTTTTCTTCGTTCTTCCACTGGGAAGCAGCTTGTCTTTCGGTCTCACTCGATTCTAAGTTATATCTGTGGATAGCACCGTAAACAACACCAGCTCCTAAAAGGGAGTATCTTAAAACATTGAATGTAGCAGACATCttaattcttgttgtttGATTATTTACTTCTGGTAATTCTACCTATATTGATACTTATATGggtatttttcattattttacCTTTGTTTCCCTCGTTCGGGTGGAAAATTTCATTggataaaaaaaaagattacATAATCTAAACATACTGCACAAAACCCCAAACCATTTTACTATACAAGTACCTGGTAATATGGAAGTACTTCAGATATGGTCCTTTTAAATACGACAAATCCTATCAATAAAGttgttatatatataattgtGATTGTTATGCTGTTGCTCGTATCTTTTGCTACCAAAAGAGGATTTTCTACAGGATGTAACACGGCTAGAAGCACGATCAGCAAAAGAACGTTTGGGTTCTCATCATCGTGGTCGCAAGGTTCATCTCATCAGGGAGGATCCGCTAGTGCAGCGGCCAACAACTTTGCGGCTGCATCGGCGAATTTGATGCCATATAATATTACTGTGGCGTACCAACCGAAGGATCGGGAGGAATCGAATCTCTTTAAGAGCAAAAACCATAAGCCCAGCCCAGCGCAGAAGTCACCTACGGGAGAAGACAATTTATTTGTCTCAGAAAAGTCAAAAGACGGTTACATTGCGCTTGGGGTAGCGGACGGAGTGGGAGGATGGTCAGAAGCGGGGTATGACTCGTCAGCCATCTCTAGGGAGCTATGTGCGTCCATGAAAACGATTTTTGAACAACAGAAGGAGCACGCAGATTTGACACCCAAAGGCCTTTTGGCTGATGCATTTAAGGAGATACAGGACTCTCCAAAGGTCGAAATAGGTGGGACTACTGCATGTTTGGGTATTTTGACCCCTGACTATAAACTTAAGGTGGCTAACTTGGGAGACTCGTGGTGTGGGTTATTCCGTGGCTACAAGTTGATAAACGAAACAAATTTCCAGACGCATAATTTCAACACACCATACCAATTGGCCAAGATTCCATTTCAAATAGTAAGACAAGCTGAACTTGAAGGAAGACGTTACATCATTGACACTCCTGATCGCGCGGATGAATACTCTTGGGACTTGCAAAAAGATGATATAATCATGTTTGCAACAGATGGGGTTACCGATAATGTCATTCCTAATGATATTGAGCTTTTCTTGAAAGATAAGTTAGAGCAACAGCCTAAGGTGGACTTGGCTGACATTTCGCAGTCTTTTGTCGAGGAAGTAGTTAAAGTATCAAAAGACGTGAACTTTCCAAGCGCTTTCGCACAGGAGTTATCTAGATTAACAGgtcaaaaatatttaggCGGTAAAGAAGACGATATAACCGTTGTATTAGTCAAAGTTACATAATGTTATATATACTTAATTATCCATATTCAAAACTAGATTCATGATTCTTTCTCTATGTGTTTTTTGATTGGCCTGTTCCTTAAGTAATGATTCGGCAAACTTGGTATCCGTGGGTAAATTAACCTGCTTTACATTATTCCTCTTACCCTGTTTCGTTAACAAGctaaatgaaattttattctcATTCGATCCTTGCGATGCGTTTATTTTCGGTGGTAACGGAacattaaatttattcCTTGAAGATGCATTGGctttattat harbors:
- a CDS encoding DEHA2E20526p (similar to uniprot|P38797 Saccharomyces cerevisiae YHR076W PTC7 Mitochondrially localized type 2C protein phosphatase), which translates into the protein MVLLNTTNPINKVVIYIIVIVMSLLVSFATKRGFSTGCNTARSTISKRTFGFSSSWSQGSSHQGGSASAAANNFAAASANLMPYNITVAYQPKDREESNLFKSKNHKPSPAQKSPTGEDNLFVSEKSKDGYIALGVADGVGGWSEAGYDSSAISRELCASMKTIFEQQKEHADLTPKGLLADAFKEIQDSPKVEIGGTTACLGILTPDYKLKVANLGDSWCGLFRGYKLINETNFQTHNFNTPYQLAKIPFQIVRQAELEGRRYIIDTPDRADEYSWDLQKDDIIMFATDGVTDNVIPNDIELFLKDKLEQQPKVDLADISQSFVEEVVKVSKDVNFPSAFAQELSRLTGQKYLGGKEDDITVVLVKVT
- a CDS encoding DEHA2E20504p (similar to uniprot|P81449 Saccharomyces cerevisiae YDR322C-A TIM11 Subunit e of mitochondrial F1F0-ATPase which is a large evolutionarily conserved enzyme complex required for ATP synthesis); its protein translation is MSATFNVLRYSLLGAGVVYGAIHRYNLESSETERQAASQWKNEENLIKQAKAEFAKKNQPKTPAPQQTSGSINWEDPNLDIGKALESLVQKLD